The Brachyspira hyodysenteriae ATCC 27164 genome includes a window with the following:
- a CDS encoding ABC transporter substrate-binding protein, producing the protein MKKYILTILFCAMFFYSCSSKESNISNDNSLVIYCPHPLDFINPLIDDFKAKNPGINVDVIAAGTGELIKRVESEKNNPLGDILWGGSLNLIRNKIELFENYTSTNEENIAEAYKNTEGALTRFTTMPSVIMVNTNLAGNIKIEGYEDLLNPELKGKIAAADPSASSSAFEHLVNMLYAMGKGDPEKGWDYVSKLCANLDGKLLSGSSAVYKGVADGEYTVGLTFEEGGANYVSSGSPVKLVYMKEGVVFKADGIYIIKNAKNLENAKKFVDYATSYDAQKTINDNLNRRSVRVDLPSSTILQSVDTINIIKDDETVVDQNKQNWLNKFKDIFTSI; encoded by the coding sequence GTGAAAAAATATATACTAACCATATTATTTTGTGCTATGTTTTTCTATTCATGTTCTTCAAAAGAATCAAATATTTCAAATGATAATTCACTTGTAATATATTGTCCGCATCCTTTAGACTTTATAAATCCACTTATTGATGATTTTAAAGCTAAAAATCCAGGTATAAATGTTGATGTTATAGCAGCTGGAACAGGGGAACTTATAAAAAGAGTTGAATCTGAAAAAAATAATCCTTTAGGAGATATACTTTGGGGAGGAAGTTTAAATCTTATAAGAAATAAAATAGAACTATTTGAAAATTACACTTCCACTAATGAAGAAAATATCGCTGAAGCATACAAAAACACTGAAGGAGCTTTAACTAGATTTACAACTATGCCTAGTGTTATAATGGTTAATACAAATCTAGCAGGCAATATAAAAATAGAAGGCTATGAAGATTTACTTAATCCTGAATTAAAAGGAAAAATAGCTGCTGCTGATCCTTCTGCTTCTTCATCTGCTTTTGAGCATTTGGTAAATATGCTTTATGCTATGGGAAAAGGAGATCCTGAAAAAGGATGGGATTATGTAAGCAAATTATGTGCTAATTTAGACGGAAAATTATTAAGCGGTTCTTCTGCTGTTTATAAAGGTGTAGCTGACGGTGAATATACTGTTGGTTTAACTTTCGAAGAAGGAGGAGCTAATTATGTGTCATCAGGTTCTCCTGTTAAATTAGTATATATGAAAGAAGGTGTAGTATTTAAAGCAGACGGAATATATATAATAAAGAATGCTAAAAACTTGGAAAATGCTAAAAAATTTGTAGACTATGCTACAAGTTATGATGCACAAAAAACAATTAACGATAACTTAAACAGAAGATCTGTAAGAGTTGATTTACCTTCTTCAACTATACTTCAGTCTGTAGATACTATTAATATAATCAAAGATGATGAAACTGTAGTTGATCAAAACAAACAAAATTGGCTAAACAAATTTAAAGATATTTTTACTAGTATATAA
- a CDS encoding ABC transporter substrate-binding protein → MKNFIIFCMLMLSMTLFYSCSSGDSKNANSLVIYCSHPLDLMNTILDDFKAKNPDINVEVVTAGTGELLKRVEAEKMNPLGDVLWGGTLNSVKSKTDLFENYTSTNEANILDEFKNTEGPFTRFSAIPSILMVNTNLAGNIKIEGYEDLLNPELKGKIAAADPSASSSAFEHLVNMLYAMGKGDPEKGWDYVQKLCANLDGKLLSGSSAVYKGVADGEYTVGLTYEEPGISYMSSGSPVKVIYMKEGVISKPDGVYIIKGGKNLENAKKFIDYCVSLDAQNMLVEKLSRRSIRSDAVVTDMVKPMSEIYSITDNADVVEESRQKWLDKFKDIFTSI, encoded by the coding sequence ATGAAAAATTTTATTATTTTCTGTATGTTAATGCTGTCAATGACTTTATTTTATTCATGCTCTTCAGGAGATTCAAAAAATGCTAATTCATTAGTAATATATTGTTCTCATCCATTAGATTTAATGAATACTATTTTGGATGATTTTAAAGCTAAAAATCCTGATATTAATGTTGAAGTGGTTACTGCTGGTACAGGAGAATTATTAAAAAGAGTAGAAGCTGAAAAGATGAATCCATTAGGAGATGTTCTATGGGGAGGAACATTAAACAGTGTTAAATCAAAAACAGATTTATTTGAAAATTACACTTCTACTAATGAAGCAAATATTTTAGATGAATTTAAAAATACAGAAGGACCTTTTACTAGATTTTCAGCAATACCTAGCATATTAATGGTTAATACAAATCTAGCAGGCAATATAAAAATAGAAGGCTACGAAGATTTACTTAATCCTGAATTAAAAGGAAAAATAGCTGCTGCTGATCCTTCTGCTTCTTCATCTGCTTTTGAGCATTTGGTAAATATGCTTTATGCTATGGGAAAAGGCGATCCTGAAAAAGGATGGGATTATGTACAAAAATTATGTGCTAATTTAGATGGTAAATTATTAAGCGGTTCTTCTGCTGTTTATAAAGGTGTAGCTGACGGTGAATATACTGTTGGTTTAACTTATGAAGAACCAGGAATAAGCTATATGTCTTCAGGATCTCCTGTGAAAGTAATATATATGAAAGAAGGTGTTATATCTAAACCTGACGGAGTATATATTATAAAAGGAGGTAAAAATTTAGAAAACGCTAAAAAATTCATAGACTACTGTGTAAGCTTAGATGCTCAAAATATGCTTGTTGAAAAACTTAGCAGAAGATCAATAAGAAGCGATGCTGTTGTTACAGATATGGTAAAACCTATGTCTGAAATATATTCTATTACTGATAATGCTGATGTTGTAGAGGAAAGCCGTCAAAAATGGTTGGATAAATTTAAAGATATTTTTACTAGTATCTAA
- a CDS encoding ABC transporter substrate-binding protein, whose protein sequence is MKKIILICSVLFLSLALFYSCSSKESETQGGQAGNSLVIYCPQPLEFINPLVDDFKAKNPGINVDIIAAGVGELLKRVESEKDNPLGDILWGGSLNTVKPKVELFENYTTTNEASIADAYKNVEGAITRFTAIPSVIMVNTNLAGNIKIEGYEDLLNPELKGKIAFADPSASSSSFEHLVNMLYAMGNGDPEKGWDYISKLCANLDGKLLSGSSAVYKGVADGEYTVGLTFEEGGANYVSAGSPVKLVYMKEGVIIKPDGIYIIKNAKNLENAKKFVDYATSYDAQKTINDKLNRRSVRNDLPPSAILQSVDTINVITDDEAVVDQNKQNWLNKFKDIFTSI, encoded by the coding sequence ATGAAAAAAATTATTCTAATATGCAGTGTACTATTTCTATCACTTGCACTATTCTATTCTTGTTCTTCAAAAGAATCTGAAACTCAAGGCGGACAAGCTGGTAATTCACTTGTAATATATTGCCCTCAACCATTAGAATTCATAAACCCATTAGTAGATGATTTCAAAGCTAAAAACCCTGGAATAAATGTTGATATTATAGCAGCCGGAGTTGGAGAACTTCTTAAAAGAGTTGAATCTGAAAAAGATAATCCTTTAGGAGATATACTTTGGGGTGGAAGTTTAAATACTGTAAAACCTAAGGTAGAATTATTTGAAAATTACACTACTACTAATGAAGCAAGCATAGCAGATGCATATAAAAATGTTGAAGGTGCTATTACTAGATTCACTGCTATACCAAGTGTTATAATGGTTAATACAAATCTAGCAGGCAATATAAAAATAGAAGGCTATGAAGATTTACTTAATCCTGAATTGAAAGGAAAAATAGCATTTGCTGATCCTTCTGCTTCTTCATCTTCTTTTGAACATTTGGTAAATATGCTTTATGCTATGGGAAACGGTGATCCTGAAAAAGGATGGGATTATATAAGCAAATTATGTGCTAATTTAGACGGTAAATTATTAAGCGGTTCTTCTGCTGTTTATAAAGGTGTAGCTGACGGTGAATATACTGTTGGTTTAACTTTTGAAGAAGGCGGTGCTAATTATGTATCTGCTGGTTCTCCTGTTAAATTAGTATATATGAAAGAAGGTGTTATAATCAAACCAGATGGAATATACATAATAAAGAATGCTAAAAACTTAGAAAATGCTAAAAAGTTTGTAGACTATGCTACAAGCTATGATGCTCAAAAAACAATAAATGATAAATTAAATAGAAGATCTGTAAGAAATGACTTGCCTCCTTCTGCTATACTTCAGTCTGTAGATACTATTAATGTTATTACAGACGATGAAGCTGTAGTTGATCAAAACAAACAAAATTGGCTAAACAAATTTAAAGATATTTTTACTAGTATCTAA
- a CDS encoding ABC transporter substrate-binding protein, with translation MKKIVLIFTSLLLSVFLFYSCSSSESGAKSGNSLVIYCPHPLEFINPLVDDFKAKNPGINVDIIAAGTGELLKRVESEKDNPLGDILWGGTISMAKPKIDLFESYTSTNEENIAEIYKNTEGALTRCTAVPSILMVNTNLAGDIKIEGYEDLLNPALKGKIAFADPSASSSSFEHLVNMLYAIGKGDPEKGWDYVQKLCANLDGKLLSGSSAVYKGVADGEYTVGLTFEEGGANYVSAGSPVKLVYMKEGVIIKPDGIYIIKNAKNLENAKKFVDYATSYDAQKTITDKLNRRSVRGDLPPSAILQSVDTINVITDDEAVVDQNKQNWLNKFKDIFTSI, from the coding sequence ATGAAAAAAATTGTTCTAATATTCACATCATTATTATTATCAGTATTTCTATTTTATTCTTGTTCTTCAAGCGAATCAGGTGCCAAAAGCGGTAATTCACTTGTAATATATTGCCCTCACCCATTAGAATTCATAAACCCATTAGTAGATGATTTCAAAGCTAAAAACCCTGGAATAAATGTTGATATTATAGCAGCTGGAACAGGAGAACTTCTTAAAAGAGTTGAATCTGAAAAAGATAATCCTTTAGGCGATATACTTTGGGGCGGAACTATAAGTATGGCAAAACCTAAAATTGATTTGTTTGAAAGCTATACATCTACAAATGAAGAGAACATAGCAGAAATATATAAAAATACTGAAGGTGCTTTAACTAGATGTACTGCTGTTCCTAGTATATTAATGGTAAATACTAACTTGGCAGGCGATATAAAAATAGAAGGCTATGAAGATTTACTTAATCCGGCATTAAAAGGAAAAATAGCATTTGCTGATCCTTCTGCCTCTTCATCTTCTTTTGAACATTTGGTAAATATGCTTTATGCTATAGGTAAAGGCGATCCTGAAAAAGGATGGGATTATGTACAAAAATTATGTGCTAATTTAGACGGTAAATTATTAAGCGGTTCTTCTGCTGTTTATAAAGGTGTAGCTGACGGTGAATATACTGTTGGTTTGACTTTCGAAGAAGGCGGTGCTAATTATGTATCTGCTGGTTCTCCTGTTAAATTAGTATATATGAAAGAAGGTGTTATAATCAAACCAGATGGAATATATATAATAAAGAATGCTAAAAACTTAGAAAATGCTAAAAAGTTTGTAGACTATGCTACAAGCTATGATGCTCAAAAAACAATAACTGATAAATTAAATAGAAGATCTGTAAGAGGTGATTTACCTCCTTCTGCTATACTTCAGTCTGTAGATACTATTAATGTTATTACAGACGATGAAGCTGTAGTTGATCAAAACAAACAAAATTGGCTAAACAAATTTAAAGATATTTTCACTAGTATCTAA
- a CDS encoding ABC transporter ATP-binding protein, which yields MSVSISIENVVKRYEKLTIIPDLSLEIKNGEFFTLLGPSGCGKTTLLRMIAGFNTIEGGEIKFDKDVINNIPAHKRNIGMVFQNYAIFPHMTVRENVEYGLKLRKENKESMKKKVDEMLHVVKIEEYQDRLPERLSGGQQQRVALARAIVITPSVLLMDEPLSNLDAKLRIEMRSAIKDIQRHVGITTVYVTHDQEEALAVSDRIAVMKNGVIQQVGSPVSIYTRPYNVFVATFIGHSNLFYASIKMEGNDTYILFRCGYKLKMDNLLDVKDGDEVVVGIRPEEFFVNSENDEGIKAKILSKTFLGKYTNYFLHFNDNEVIPDQPSIEYSQDSSYTDRMYEKDEVITLKPNANKINVFTPDMEKSLIKGVKKYE from the coding sequence ATGAGTGTATCTATATCTATTGAAAATGTAGTAAAACGTTATGAAAAGTTGACAATAATACCTGATCTTTCATTAGAGATAAAAAATGGAGAATTTTTTACTCTTCTTGGACCATCAGGATGCGGTAAAACAACTCTCTTACGTATGATTGCCGGATTTAATACAATAGAAGGCGGAGAAATAAAATTTGATAAAGATGTAATCAACAATATTCCTGCACATAAAAGAAATATTGGTATGGTATTTCAAAACTATGCAATATTTCCGCATATGACTGTTAGAGAAAATGTTGAATACGGATTAAAACTCAGAAAAGAAAATAAAGAATCTATGAAGAAAAAAGTAGATGAAATGCTTCATGTTGTAAAAATAGAAGAATATCAGGACAGACTTCCTGAAAGATTATCCGGAGGACAGCAGCAGAGAGTAGCTTTAGCAAGAGCAATAGTTATCACTCCAAGTGTTTTACTTATGGATGAGCCTCTTTCTAACTTAGATGCTAAATTAAGAATAGAAATGAGAAGTGCAATAAAAGATATACAAAGACATGTAGGTATTACAACTGTTTATGTTACACATGATCAGGAAGAAGCACTTGCAGTATCTGATAGAATAGCTGTAATGAAAAATGGAGTTATACAGCAGGTTGGAAGCCCTGTAAGTATTTATACAAGACCTTATAATGTATTTGTTGCTACTTTCATAGGACATTCAAATTTATTCTATGCAAGCATAAAAATGGAAGGAAACGATACATATATTTTATTTAGATGCGGATATAAATTGAAAATGGATAATTTATTAGATGTTAAAGACGGAGATGAAGTTGTTGTTGGAATAAGGCCTGAAGAATTTTTTGTTAATTCTGAAAATGATGAAGGAATCAAAGCAAAAATTTTATCTAAAACTTTCCTTGGAAAATATACTAATTATTTCTTACATTTCAATGATAATGAAGTTATTCCTGATCAGCCTAGCATAGAATATTCACAAGACTCATCATACACAGATAGAATGTATGAGAAAGATGAAGTTATAACTTTAAAACCTAATGCTAATAAAATAAATGTATTTACTCCAGATATGGAAAAAAGTCTTATTAAAGGAGTAAAAAAATATGAATAA
- a CDS encoding ABC transporter permease gives MNKRLKIDFWTYITLIIAVIFALFLVYPLFSLFISSFKDPETGAWTLDNFLRFFSRKYYYQALVNSFSVTICVTILAIVIGTPMAYFMSVYKIKGKTFLEILIIISMMSPAFIGAYSWILLLGRSGVVTKFFAGFGISTPTIYGFGGILLVFTLKLYPFIFMYVSGALSKIDVSLMEAAESLGCSPFKKVVTIAMPLITPTILAGSLLVFMNALADFGTPMLIGEGYRTMPTMIYSEFVSEVGGNANFSASMASIMVFITAMMFIAQKYFVNKKSFTMSSMNPIKPKEIKGVMSVLVHIFIYFIVFLSIIPQITVIYTSFLKTNRAIFVKGFSLNSYISIFSSLGTSIKNTYLYGIITIFIIVIMGMFIAYISIRRKNILTSVIDTITMFPYIIPGSVLGITLLLAFNKPPIILSGTSMIIIMSLVIRRMPYTLRSSSAILYQISTSMEEASISLGASQVKTFFKITAMMMLPGVISGAILSWITVINELSSSVILYTGKSRTMAVSIYQEVIRASYGTAAALSTILTLSTIISLLIFFKLTGKKEVSL, from the coding sequence ATGAATAAACGTTTAAAAATAGATTTTTGGACTTATATTACTTTAATAATAGCTGTAATTTTTGCTTTATTTTTAGTATATCCATTATTCTCTTTGTTTATAAGTAGTTTTAAAGATCCTGAAACAGGAGCTTGGACTTTAGATAACTTTTTACGTTTCTTCAGCAGAAAATACTATTATCAGGCTCTTGTAAATAGTTTTTCTGTAACTATATGCGTAACTATATTGGCTATAGTAATAGGAACTCCTATGGCATATTTTATGAGTGTTTATAAAATAAAAGGTAAAACTTTTTTAGAAATACTTATAATAATATCTATGATGTCCCCTGCATTTATAGGTGCTTATTCTTGGATACTTTTGCTAGGAAGAAGCGGAGTAGTAACTAAATTTTTTGCTGGATTTGGAATTTCCACTCCTACAATATATGGTTTCGGAGGAATATTATTAGTATTTACTTTGAAATTATATCCATTCATATTTATGTATGTTTCAGGTGCTTTAAGTAAAATAGATGTTTCTTTAATGGAAGCTGCAGAAAGTTTGGGCTGTTCTCCTTTTAAAAAGGTCGTTACAATAGCTATGCCTTTAATAACACCTACTATATTGGCTGGTTCATTATTAGTATTTATGAATGCATTGGCTGATTTTGGTACTCCTATGCTTATAGGTGAAGGATACAGAACTATGCCTACTATGATTTACTCTGAATTCGTAAGCGAAGTAGGAGGAAATGCTAACTTTTCTGCTTCAATGGCTAGTATTATGGTATTTATAACTGCTATGATGTTTATAGCTCAAAAATACTTTGTTAATAAAAAATCATTTACTATGAGTTCTATGAATCCTATAAAACCTAAAGAAATTAAGGGAGTTATGTCTGTATTAGTACATATATTCATTTATTTCATAGTATTTTTATCTATAATACCTCAAATAACTGTTATATATACTTCATTCTTAAAAACAAACAGAGCAATATTTGTTAAAGGATTCTCTTTAAATAGTTATATTTCAATATTCTCTTCTCTTGGAACTTCTATAAAAAATACTTACCTATACGGAATTATAACTATATTTATTATTGTTATAATGGGTATGTTTATAGCATATATTTCAATAAGAAGAAAAAATATTTTAACAAGTGTTATAGATACAATAACTATGTTTCCATATATAATACCTGGATCTGTTTTGGGTATAACACTTCTTTTAGCTTTTAACAAACCTCCTATAATATTAAGCGGAACATCTATGATAATAATAATGTCATTGGTTATAAGAAGAATGCCTTATACTTTAAGATCAAGCTCTGCCATACTATATCAAATAAGCACGAGTATGGAAGAAGCCTCTATAAGTTTAGGAGCTTCTCAAGTAAAAACTTTCTTCAAGATAACTGCTATGATGATGCTTCCCGGTGTTATTTCAGGAGCTATATTAAGCTGGATAACAGTAATTAATGAATTGAGTTCTTCTGTAATATTGTATACAGGAAAGTCAAGAACAATGGCTGTTTCTATTTACCAAGAGGTTATAAGGGCTAGTTATGGAACTGCTGCTGCTTTATCTACAATATTAACCTTGTCAACTATAATATCTCTTTTAATATTCTTCAAATTAACTGGTAAAAAAGAAGTAAGTTTATAA
- the secA gene encoding preprotein translocase subunit SecA — MGAMDLVFKLIFGSKEQNDAKILKPIAEKTLTFEEEIKKLSNEELTNKTKEFRERVEKYIGCKTEELDLSKEENKKKLQNILDEILPEAFAVVREASIRTTGMRHFDVQVMGGAVLHQGRIAEMKTGEGKTLVATLAVYLNALTGLGVHVVTVNDYLAKRDAEWMTPIYSMLGISVGILDNTRPHSPERRAVYNCDVVYGTNNEFGFDYLRDNMVTRKEDKVQRKFYFAIVDEVDSILIDEARTPLIISGPAEKNIKMYYEIDRIIPMLKQAEVDERMREVAGTGDYVLDEKDKNVYLTEEGVHKVEKLLNVENLYGAQSSTIVHHVNQALKAHKVFKKDVDYMVTDGEVLIVDEFTGRVLEGRRYSDGLHQAIEAKEKVAIQNESQTYATITFQNYFRMYPKLSGMTGTAETEAEEFYKIYKLDVAVIPTNKPIARQDLSDRIYRTRKAKFEALAKYIKELQDAGKPALVGTVSVEMNEELSKVFKRHKINHEVLNAKNHSREAAIIAQAGEPGAVTLATNMAGRGTDIVLGGNPVAKGVAEIEQILVLMRDKAFKERDPYKKEELTKKIKSIDLYKEAFVRSVISGKIEEAKELAQKNNADEMIEKIDRIIQINEKAKVDKERVLAAGGLHVIGSERHEARRIDNQLRGRSGRQGDPGLSVFFLSLEDDLMRLFGGERVSKMMLAMGMGEEEELGHKWLNKSIENAQRKVEGRNFDIRKHLLEYDDVMNQQRMAVYGERDYILYSDDISPRVEEIISEVTEETIEDISGNKKNVDALEVTKWLNSYLIGIDEDAANKAVEGGVDNAVKNLTNLLLEAYRKKASEIDEKIFREVEKNIFLSIIDNRWKDHLFAMDSLREGIGLRGYAEKNPLTEYKLEGYKMFMATMNVIHNELVNLIMRVRIIPNSFDTIERESAFDGGVEEKSSASAMNGGNAQAIQSKVKNAQPNVKMAQKIGRNDPCPCGSGKKYKHCHGKDNPQ; from the coding sequence ATGGGAGCAATGGACTTAGTATTCAAATTAATATTCGGCTCTAAAGAACAAAATGACGCTAAAATATTAAAACCTATAGCAGAAAAAACATTAACCTTTGAAGAAGAGATAAAAAAATTAAGCAATGAAGAACTTACAAATAAAACAAAAGAATTCAGGGAAAGAGTAGAAAAATACATAGGATGCAAAACAGAAGAATTAGATTTAAGCAAAGAAGAAAATAAGAAAAAACTTCAGAATATATTAGATGAAATACTTCCAGAGGCATTTGCTGTGGTTCGTGAGGCTAGTATAAGAACTACAGGAATGAGACACTTTGATGTTCAGGTTATGGGAGGAGCAGTACTTCATCAGGGAAGAATTGCCGAGATGAAAACAGGTGAAGGTAAAACACTTGTTGCTACCCTTGCTGTTTATCTTAATGCTTTAACAGGATTAGGAGTGCATGTTGTTACAGTAAACGATTACCTCGCTAAAAGGGACGCTGAATGGATGACTCCTATATATTCTATGCTTGGTATAAGCGTAGGAATACTTGATAATACAAGACCCCATTCACCTGAAAGAAGAGCCGTTTATAACTGCGATGTTGTTTATGGTACTAACAATGAGTTTGGATTCGACTATTTAAGAGATAATATGGTAACTAGAAAAGAGGATAAAGTTCAAAGAAAATTCTACTTTGCCATAGTCGATGAGGTAGACAGTATTTTGATAGATGAAGCTAGAACTCCTCTTATCATATCAGGACCTGCGGAAAAAAACATAAAAATGTACTATGAAATTGATAGAATCATACCTATGCTTAAACAGGCTGAAGTTGATGAGAGAATGCGTGAGGTAGCAGGCACTGGTGATTATGTACTTGATGAAAAAGATAAAAACGTATACCTTACAGAAGAAGGCGTACACAAAGTAGAAAAACTCCTTAATGTTGAAAACTTGTACGGAGCTCAAAGCAGTACTATAGTTCACCATGTTAATCAGGCATTGAAAGCACATAAAGTATTCAAAAAAGACGTTGATTATATGGTTACCGACGGAGAAGTTTTGATTGTAGATGAGTTTACAGGACGTGTACTTGAGGGAAGACGTTACAGCGACGGACTTCACCAAGCAATAGAAGCTAAAGAAAAAGTTGCTATACAAAATGAATCTCAAACTTATGCTACAATTACATTCCAGAACTATTTCAGAATGTATCCTAAACTTTCTGGTATGACAGGTACTGCTGAAACAGAGGCTGAAGAGTTTTATAAAATATATAAATTAGACGTTGCTGTTATACCTACTAATAAGCCTATAGCAAGACAGGATTTATCAGACAGAATATACAGAACAAGAAAAGCTAAATTTGAGGCTTTGGCAAAATATATTAAAGAACTTCAGGATGCCGGAAAACCTGCTCTTGTAGGTACTGTATCAGTTGAAATGAACGAAGAATTATCAAAAGTATTCAAAAGACATAAAATTAATCATGAAGTATTGAATGCTAAAAACCACTCAAGAGAGGCTGCAATAATAGCACAGGCAGGAGAGCCTGGAGCTGTTACACTTGCTACAAACATGGCAGGCCGTGGTACAGATATTGTGCTTGGAGGAAACCCTGTTGCTAAAGGTGTTGCTGAAATAGAGCAAATACTTGTACTTATGAGAGATAAAGCTTTCAAAGAGAGAGACCCTTACAAAAAAGAGGAATTAACAAAGAAAATAAAATCAATAGACCTTTATAAAGAGGCTTTTGTAAGAAGCGTAATATCTGGAAAAATAGAAGAAGCTAAAGAATTAGCTCAAAAAAATAATGCCGATGAAATGATAGAAAAGATTGACAGAATAATTCAGATAAATGAAAAAGCTAAAGTTGATAAGGAAAGAGTACTTGCTGCAGGCGGTTTGCATGTTATAGGAAGTGAAAGACATGAGGCAAGACGTATTGATAATCAGCTTAGAGGTAGAAGCGGAAGACAGGGAGACCCTGGACTAAGCGTATTTTTCTTATCTCTTGAAGATGATTTAATGCGTTTATTCGGAGGTGAGAGAGTTTCTAAAATGATGCTTGCTATGGGAATGGGCGAAGAAGAAGAGCTAGGACATAAATGGCTTAATAAATCAATAGAAAATGCTCAGAGAAAAGTTGAAGGCAGAAACTTTGATATAAGAAAGCATTTGCTTGAGTATGATGATGTTATGAATCAGCAGCGTATGGCTGTTTACGGCGAGAGAGATTATATACTTTACTCTGATGATATATCTCCTAGAGTAGAAGAAATTATATCTGAAGTTACTGAAGAGACTATTGAAGATATAAGCGGAAATAAAAAGAATGTTGATGCTTTAGAAGTAACTAAATGGCTTAACAGTTATTTGATAGGTATAGATGAAGATGCGGCAAATAAAGCTGTAGAAGGCGGAGTTGATAATGCTGTGAAAAATCTTACTAACCTATTATTAGAAGCATACAGAAAAAAAGCATCTGAAATAGATGAAAAAATATTCAGAGAAGTAGAGAAAAACATATTCCTTTCAATAATAGATAACAGATGGAAGGATCATTTATTTGCTATGGATAGTTTAAGAGAAGGTATAGGACTTAGAGGATATGCTGAGAAAAACCCTCTTACAGAATACAAACTCGAAGGATATAAGATGTTTATGGCTACTATGAATGTTATACATAATGAGCTTGTAAACTTGATAATGAGAGTAAGAATAATACCTAATTCATTTGATACTATTGAAAGAGAAAGTGCATTTGACGGAGGCGTTGAAGAAAAAAGCAGTGCTAGTGCTATGAATGGAGGAAATGCTCAAGCTATTCAAAGCAAAGTAAAAAATGCACAGCCTAATGTTAAAATGGCTCAGAAAATAGGAAGAAATGATCCTTGTCCTTGCGGAAGCGGAAAGAAATATAAGCATTGCCATGGAAAGGATAATCCTCAGTAA